From Chiloscyllium punctatum isolate Juve2018m chromosome 36, sChiPun1.3, whole genome shotgun sequence, the proteins below share one genomic window:
- the LOC140460173 gene encoding uncharacterized protein, which translates to MEGESSDRLVDKPHTCTGCGLTIILSPDLERHVHCHSEEDPGEGGHGETGFSSLSVLEDGQRPATEESGFTYCACGKGLSYPSNLQAHKWVHCDKTPWRCSDRAKGTKSAQETKRDQCRHTGQRPFSCSVCGKGFTQLSDLQRHWKSHSVQPLLECSSCGKEFTRSSSLLRHQRFHIDAQGFQSSDKRNPKQRRHQLQGVGERPFACPACGRKFACTSNLLTHQRVHTGERPFPCRDCGKEFAQASNRETHQRVHTGEKPFTCSVCGKGFAWSSALLTHQRVHTGERPFTCSVCGKGFIQSSALLTHQRIHTGERPFTCSVCGKGFVLSSKLLTHQQVHTDERPFPCSTCGKCFKSTKSLVIHQRYHAAVRPFACSECGKGFTDSSYLLRHQRVHTDERPFTCSVCGKGFIRSSHLLRHQRVHPAS; encoded by the coding sequence ATGGAAGGAGAAAGCAGCGACCGACTGGTGGACAAACCACACACTTGTACCGGGTGTGGTCTCACCATCATCCTTTCGCCTGACCTGGAGAGACACGTGCACTGTCACAGCGAGGAGGATCCAGGGGAAGGTGGGCACGGCGAGACAGGATTCAGCTCACTCTCCGTGTTGGAAGATGGTCAGCGTCCTGCCACTGAGGAGAGTGGGTTTACCTACTGTGCATGTGGGAAGGGTTTGTCCTATCCCTCCAACCTACAGGCACACAAGTGGGTTCACTGTGACAAGACACCGTGGAGATGTTCTGACCGTGCCAAGGGCACCAAGAGCGCGCAGGAGACAAAGCGAGACCAATGCCGACACACTGGGCAGAGGCCTTTCTCCTGCTcggtgtgtgggaagggattcactcagctATCTGACCTGCAGAGGCACTGGAAGAGCCACTCTGTTCAGCCGCTCCTTGAGTGCTCCTCTTGTGGGAAAGAGTTCACTCGATCATCTTCCCTCCTGAGGCACCAGCGGTTTCACATCGATGCACAAGGGTTTCAGAGTTCTGATAAACGCAACCCGAAGCAGAGGAGACATCAGCTGCAGGGAGTTGGCGAGAGGCCATTCGCCTGCCCCGCGTGTGGCAGAAAGTTTGCCTGcacctccaacctgctgacccaccagcgggtccacacgggggagaggccgttcccctgccGAGACTGTGGGAAGGAGTTTGCCCAGGCTTCCAACCGGGAAacacaccagcgggtccacactggggagaagccgtTTACCTGCTCAGTGTGCGGGAAAGGATTCGCTTGGTCGTCCGCCCtcctgacccaccagcgggtccacaccggggagaggccgttcacttgctcagtgtgtgggaaagggtTCATTCAATCCTCCGCCCTCCTGACCCACCAGCGCATCCACACTGgcgagaggccgttcacctgctctgtgtgcgGGAAGGGATTCGTTCTGTCCTCCAAACTACTGacccaccagcaggtccacaccgacGAGAGACCGTTCCCCTGTTCGACCTGCGGGAAGTGTTTTAAAAGCACCAAAAGCCTGGTGATACACCAGCGCTATCACGCTGCAGTGCGACCATTCGCCTGCTcggagtgtgggaagggatttacaGACTCGTCCTACCTCCTGAGGCACCAGCGAGTCCACACAGACGAGAGGCCGTTCACTTgctccgtgtgtgggaagggcttcattcggtcctcccacctcctgaggcaccagcgagttcatcCTGCTTCCTAG